The Papaver somniferum cultivar HN1 chromosome 6, ASM357369v1, whole genome shotgun sequence genome segment ACAAGCATTACTAACATATTTAATATCTGTAGCCCACTGGATTACTGGCGATTGTTGGAGCAGGCATATTTGTTCACTATAATGATGAGAAGCGAGTTGTATTAAAAGGTCTGCTCTCTTGTACTAAATAATTCTTAGGTTTTAAATCTAGTAGTATTCTTGTCTTCCTAGTTACAACGATCAGTTTGAGATAAACCAATTTCGTTCTAGGAATCACCAAAATATTAAGCTGATGCCACATGTACTACATTATCTATTACTCTGTTAGATAACTCGTGAACTTTGACTATTCCTACCTTTCTGGAAGATGTAACATACGTAACCATAGGTCAGACCTCGATTGATTAGGTATCGTGTTGCCATAATATAATACATCATAGGCGTCTAAGGCATGCATATTCTACTTTTAGCTGCTCAAAATTGTCGAAAATCTGGCACTGAAGTCTCCTTCAACTTTTATGATTTTATTTCAAAAGGAAAGTTCCAAGGAGCTGCAGCTCTAAGAAATTATTTGATATAGTAAGGTTGTGGCGGTGTGCCAATGTTAGATTTCTCACAGAAAGCATGTGGAGTTGACCATTCTGTAGAATTAACAAAGGGAGGAGCATTTTCGGCTGAAAGTGACACACGATTAACTTGTAGAAGACtcgtttgtttctttttgttttttaatctttgaattcaaatttttttttgaagcttgGTGCTTCCTCAAAGCGATTTCTTGTTAATTTTAGCTTAACTTCACTGGATCAGGTCAAGGTACTGACAGATTGAGTTGTGAATGCAAAGGACCTACTGTTGGAGGCCCGTTTAATCTGATTGATACTGAACATAATTCTGTAACTGAACGCAACTTTCGAGGAAACTGGGTACTGCTCTACTTTGGGTACACATCTTCTCCTGATGTTGGTCCAGAAGAAGTTGAGAAAATGGCAAAGGCCATCAAAATATTAGGTTGGTGTATATGCAGTTTCCAGTGTTTTTGATTGTCACTACAGATAATTCCTTACCTTTTTGTTCTTCGTAAGGGTACTGATAATACCTTTTTCGGTTTGGAACAAGAATCTGAACAGGATCTGAAGGTTATACCCACATTTGTTACAATTGATCCCGAAAGAGATTCCCCTCGTCAACTCAAGGCTTACCTCAAGGGTGAGCACCACGTATAATATCTCCTCATATAGTAATTTATATGAAATTAATCTCTCACCAATTTTATCTCTTCATCTATGTCTTTCTTATTCAGAGTTTGATCCCAGAATTGTTGGATTAACGGGATCGATTTGTTCAATAAAAGATATGGCTCGAGAATATCGAATTTTCTTCAAAAAGGTTGAGGAAGATGGAGCAGATTACCTCGTACAGACTTCCCATAACATGTAAGTAAATCTTGCTTACAATATTTGGTATACCTGAACAAaacttattttttatttctttgtcaCTTGATTTCGTTTAAACATTCACATTAACATATAGGTACTTGTTGGATCCAAATTTGGAGATTGCGAGATGTTTTGGCTTAGAGTACACTGCTGAACAACTGTCAGAAGAAGTACTCAAGTTGACAAAATCCCGTCCAAGTAAAGCACCTGAAAAAACACCTGACTCGTAGATGATATGGCAGCCCTATCTGACTTGGTAAGCAGAATTCAGTTCCTCTACATACTTGTTTTCACAGTGTTGCTGTGAAAAAACCACTGCTATGTGCCATCATTCAGCTTACTTTCTATTTTGGTTACTAAGATAGATAAGAACTGAACTGACACGCATTTTGTCGTCCAATAACAATGATTAACCCTCAAGTTCTATTCTTATGAGCAGTTGTGGAGACACAGGGCATCTAAATTTTGTCTTGTTCCTCCATCTTTTGTTATAGTGTTACATATATCAGTTTAGTATCATTCAGTTATGCGGGTAGTCTTCATTTCACTGCACAATTTAAATGCACCAATCATGTTAGATCAAACTCCTGACTACCTGTAACCGTTAAGTTGTTGtcagaatcatcaaatttcacagTATAAATAGATGACCACATTTGCAACTCAGACTGCAtccaaactgtattaagatggCAATAAAAAGCTCTTCACTGTTTGGGTTAATCGGTTAGTTTTAGATACTTCTGTAGGCAACTGTCATAAGCTTTGGCTCCCACATGAAAGATTGTTCAAGGGCTAATTTCTGGTTCTAAATGTTGTCGTCACAGTGAGAGTGAATCCGTGAACTGATGATTCTCCCACTGTAACGCAGCCAACACCTCCTAACAACCTTTTAGATTGGCAAATTCAAGTGTACTTTCTTTGTTACCCACTGTATGTTCAGTAAGGTTTTTATTTCCAGAATAGTTTCAAATGACAGAAAATGTTGTCAACGTGAAATTAGTTCCATGAGATTTGCAAAAGAATCATGCCAGCAGTTTACCTATGAAATTTGTCTGCTAGACGCTTAATATGATATAGAGACCCCTACAGTTTAGAAAGTATGTGGCATGGTATTGTACTGTACCTACCTGGGCATATACCCTGAACTAGAGGACTTTACAAAGCTCAATTCTCTTCCTACTGAAGTAAGATACTTTTTTTTCCCCTCTTTTTTTTTCTGGTAGAATTTCCTTAGCTTGTGAAACAAAGAAAGTAAGATGAGGTGGGCAAGTATCAAGTTTTTGAATGAAGGAAGAAACTTTTGTTGGGTAAAATTTAGTTCACTTGTGAACTAAAGAAAGTGAAAAAAAGAGAGTTTTCTCACAAGGCAAGCAAAGTTGAGTTGAAGTTGCAGCAGAGTGTTTCAACTTTCAAGTCTCTTTGATTTCATTCACATGGCTTACTTCATTCTTTACGCTCGTATAAAGCACGTAGGTAGTAGTTTCCTCTCCCATCTCTTTTATCTTCTTCAGCCTTACGTTTCAAGCATGCAACACCCCCCACCCACATCATACAGAATGCAGCTTAAAGATATGGAGTAATTACTAAGCTTTTTAGTGTGTGATTTTGAAAGATGGGATCCCTTCTTTGTCTTGAGAGTAATACCCTATTCCTTATTATTAACAAGTACGAAATATCATATGTTCTTATCCTCTTAATCTTATCTTTCGATGACATAACATATTAATGAAATCAGTATCTTCTAAATGAAGCATTAAGAAAAGTGTCTCAATAAGAGGCGACATACATGGTGCATCAGTAGTAGTTTGTGCCACTTGCTATAAGTTACATAGAAAATGGATGAATGTGGACTATGTTAGAGCAAACCAGGAACAGAAAGCAAATTTAAAAATTTCAATTGAAAAGTGTCAACTAGTAAGTCGGATCGAGGTAAGTTGGGACAACTGACACTATCTACTACTACTTTTGGCTCGTAGATGTAATAATGTAAGTCAAATCATACGAAAAATGTAATAATGCAATGGGAAAAAAAATGGTTTAATGGGTTATGTGTCCAtttaaataaattaaataaaaacaataaaaatagaaTTTGTCTAGACACCATCAACATTGCTAATAGGGTAACGCATTTTGTTTTGGGGTGTCCAATCCAATGGCAAGAGACGTTTTGTTTTACATGGATCTTAGTACACCCCTAATCATATTAGCACCACCCCCAAATAGCATCCATGGGCACGATGGGTTCTTGAACTACCTCTCTTCCATGATGTGAACTTTTCTGGTTCATATTTGTTTGTGCCGTTAATACAAAATGGAGGAACCTTCCCTCCCATATTTCCTTCAACAAATACATTTGTGTCGACGTCCAAATGATGGAATCTTGAACTAACACGTTCAAAGACTACTCAAATTCTATAACAAAACTAGAAAAACCAACTCAGTTGCCGTTCCattgaaattttcctaatttgtgaATGAAACCGCATCTCCAGCTAGGTCATGACTCATGACTCGGTCTCTCCACatttagaaaaaagaaaaaaatggtagAAGAATAATGCCATTGCCAGCACAAAATGAGTTACTAACTTTCTAAATCTTTAACGATTGAAATTTCTACAATTGACCGGATCCTTAGGTCCGTTCTCTCTTTacctcgtcatcatcatcatcatgcccCTACTACACATCTTCTCATTCAAGCAACCCCTTTATCTTCATGTTTTTCAAGTGTATATATTCATAGTCATATCTTGAATCACACTGTAGGTCTGAGATTTTGATCAGAAATACCTACAAATGGTTTGAATTCTTCAGACATATCTACTGCCGGAAACACTGTGTTTTTTCCCCGGCAGTTTTTCATTTCATTTCCAATGGTTCTTAGTATGTCTTCTTTCTTGTAAGCTTTATTAAGGTTTGTTTTCTTCTTGAGAGAGGGAGAGGGAGAGGGGACGGACTGAAGATGGGTGAAATGGCTGCTCCTCCTGAGCAATATCCACAAGTTGATGATGATATTGAGAAGAATAGATCAGGTTGTGGTATTGGTATTTCAAATTTGTACAACGGAGTTTTCCGCCGGCCGAAGTTTTGGCCGATGAGGAGAACATCATCAACAAGCTCAATTCCGGCAAATCCAAATGACCTTCTCTCTCTCTCATCCTTCAGTTCATATTCCAAAAGAAGACGTGGTGGTTCCAGTGACACCGCCTTTCTCGAACCCATTAAAATAGCCGACTCACCACGGCAGCTGCAACCACCACCTCAAACTCGGCAACCGGAAGTTCAAAAACCGATCACCAAGCAAAGTCATTCTGATTCACCCAGGAGTATTCTGAAAAAATCAAATTTGTGGAATGGTTTAAGCAATACTACAAAGGTTGCAGCAAACCAGAACGGGCAATCAGCACAAGGAAAGAAGGTGCCGAAAGAGTCTATAGGCTTGTCCGGCGAgcttgatttgatgattatcgaTCATCAGCGTACGAAAGCCGCAGCTGGTGGACTTGTTAGAGCTTCATCCAGTAATGTAATGCTTCACGGTCACTTGGGTAATCTGAGACAACCAGGAGCCAAAAACTCAAATGCGAACGGTACAAATTCAACCGCGAATAGCGTAATGGGTAACGGTAATGTGAATAGCGTAATGGGTAACATAGTTAGGAATAACAACAAGAGTAGTAGTGATCAGAAAGATCAACAGTCGGGTCCGAATTTATGTCGAGCTTTGTCAACCAGTAGGTATGATTCTGAGGCGTTGAAGGAAATGGGTAAAGAGTATAAGAAAGGGAAATTTGTTGAGGCTTTGGCATTGTATGACCGAGCAATTGCAATGAATCCGGAGAAAGCGTCTTACCGGAGTAACAAAAGCGCTGCATTGACGGGTTTAGGCCGGATTCTTGATGCAGCGGTTGAGTGTAAAGAAGCCATTAGAATTGACCCTTCTTATCATAGAGCTCATCACAGATTAGCAACACTCTATCTCAGGTACTTAATTTTGCGATAACTCGAATCACTTGCACCTCTAGATGCTTAGCATTTTTAATGACAAAGGACTATTTGTATTGCAGATTGGGAGACGCTGAGACTGCTTTGCACCATTTCAAGAATTCAGGTAAAGAAGCCAAATCAAGCGCAAAGTCTTCAAACTCATCTCAAATATTGCAATGAAGcaaagaaacaaaaagattggAACGCAGTTCTCCAAAGAACGCGATGTCCTCTTGTGCAGATTCAGCTCCACAGGTTCATACCACAGAATATAAGAACTTACGTTTTACCATCTGAATTTTGCTTGCATAATGCAAAtatttatgcatcaattttttttcatttcttctgtTTAAGATTTTCGCTCTACAAGCCCAAGCCTTGTTAAAACTCAGCAAACATGAAGAGGCAGACGCTTTGCTAATGAAAGCACCAGCTTTTGACGTTGATGCCTGTACGGAATTCTTCGGTCCCTCTGCCAATGCTCAACTATTACAAATACGAGCACAAGTCGACTTGGCCTCCGGCAGGTTAGTACCGATTTAAAAAAGGCaaaaaaatggtagtttttgtttattttgagCAATCCATGAAAAATGTAGTACTGATGAGATAA includes the following:
- the LOC113286866 gene encoding protein SCO1 homolog 2, mitochondrial-like isoform X1; amino-acid sequence: MPISRILASSLRNRSGDCVNSLLHRLGSSRRVQCRNYSGAPKNNKRKLDTKPLVTTQQPQNSHSSPLAKFIIPTGLLAIVGAGIFVHYNDEKRVVLKGQGTDRLSCECKGPTVGGPFNLIDTEHNSVTERNFRGNWVLLYFGYTSSPDVGPEEVEKMAKAIKILESEQDLKVIPTFVTIDPERDSPRQLKAYLKEFDPRIVGLTGSICSIKDMAREYRIFFKKVEEDGADYLVQTSHNMYLLDPNLEIARCFGLEYTAEQLSEEVLKLTKSRPSKAPEKTPDS
- the LOC113286866 gene encoding protein SCO1 homolog 2, mitochondrial-like isoform X2, translating into MHRPTGLLAIVGAGIFVHYNDEKRVVLKGQGTDRLSCECKGPTVGGPFNLIDTEHNSVTERNFRGNWVLLYFGYTSSPDVGPEEVEKMAKAIKILESEQDLKVIPTFVTIDPERDSPRQLKAYLKEFDPRIVGLTGSICSIKDMAREYRIFFKKVEEDGADYLVQTSHNMYLLDPNLEIARCFGLEYTAEQLSEEVLKLTKSRPSKAPEKTPDS